Proteins from a genomic interval of Chroococcidiopsis thermalis PCC 7203:
- a CDS encoding XisI protein encodes MERVNQYRQIVCDLLQDFAADDPEAQLIFDEQRDRYLVMHNGWRNDYRIYGCAMQLDLIEGKVWIQHNSTEIVIDRELVGRGIAPQDIVLGFRAPKVRERLAALQKNIGSKP; translated from the coding sequence ATGGAGCGAGTAAATCAATATCGCCAAATTGTGTGCGATCTCTTGCAAGATTTTGCCGCTGACGATCCGGAAGCTCAGTTGATTTTTGACGAGCAGCGCGATCGCTATCTTGTCATGCACAATGGTTGGCGCAACGACTACCGCATCTATGGTTGTGCCATGCAACTAGACCTGATTGAGGGCAAAGTCTGGATTCAGCACAATAGCACTGAAATTGTCATCGATCGAGAACTAGTTGGGCGTGGCATTGCACCCCAGGATATTGTTTTAGGATTTCGAGCGCCTAAAGTGAGAGAACGCCTTGCTGCTTTACAAAAAAATATTGGCAGCAAGCCTTGA
- a CDS encoding ATP-binding protein has product MTPQAQSNSLSETIFAGGGEMGALIRSHDWSTTPLGSVENWSQSLRTSVSTMLASRFAHTILWGEDDIQLYNDAMIAIYGAYHPKALGQPVRETWSEVWDDQLKPLCESVRNTGVAVFAEDQLNPLLRFGYLEETYFTNCYSPIRDETDKIGGVLATTTETTQQVIGQRRLTMLRELATAVSGAKTRLSAYLTAADALDPYDIPFALFYQVSGNLAERVALSGLPANSAAAPREIDLTDRSSCWSLGDVLQSRESLLITDVVDRFGSLPVEPWGESPHSAFILPILSSNKEQVECLLVAGISPRLEFNAKYRSFLELVAQQVESSIATAHSYEQERQRAEALAELDRAKTEFFSNVSHEFRTPLTLMLGPAEDALTDRDDPLSPNQRQRIEVMQRNGLRLLKLVNTLLDFSRIESDRTSAVYEPTDLATFTAELASVFRACIEKANLRLVVDCPPLPDPVYVDREMWEKIVLNLISNAFKFTFTGAITVRLHQVGDWVELAIQDTGIGVPAAEIPRLFERFHRVKGAQGRTFEGSGIGLSLCEELVKLHGGTVKVSSVEGEGSCFSVFIPTGCAHLPAQQIGSTRTMTSTALGTSPYVEEALQWLPEESRGSRGSRWSEEPLNGNSLSPSASSAPSASPACVLLVDDNADMRDYLKRLLSQRAQVETAANGAIALNLIQQQLPDLVLSDVMMPEMDGFQLLEALRADPATKSIPIILLSARAGEEATIEGLEAGADDYLIKPFSARELVARVETQLQMSRLRQEQSANRLKNEFLMTVTHELQAPLAAILGWARLLQTKPFDQTKMARALATIERNATVEAKLVRDLLDISSILSGKFQLQLQRVNLVTLTKEVVTTLRETTQAKQIQLVETIPDGVEISVLGNPDRLRQIIINLLSNAIKFTAKGGRVNIRLERLGSVAQITVTDTGIGIAQSFLPQVFDRFSQAEVPSSHSPGGVGIGLAIARHLVELHHGTIEAASEGEGRGATFTVKLPLV; this is encoded by the coding sequence ATGACCCCCCAAGCCCAATCTAATTCTTTGTCTGAGACGATTTTTGCGGGTGGGGGCGAGATGGGTGCATTGATACGATCGCACGACTGGTCAACCACGCCATTAGGTTCTGTCGAGAACTGGTCGCAGAGCCTGCGTACCTCCGTCAGCACCATGCTCGCGTCTCGCTTTGCCCACACCATTCTCTGGGGAGAGGACGACATCCAGCTTTACAACGATGCCATGATTGCTATTTATGGGGCATATCACCCCAAGGCGCTGGGACAACCCGTGCGCGAGACGTGGTCAGAAGTTTGGGATGACCAGCTTAAACCCCTGTGTGAGAGCGTCAGGAATACGGGTGTAGCCGTTTTTGCGGAAGATCAGCTCAATCCTCTTTTGCGCTTTGGCTACCTGGAAGAAACCTATTTTACTAACTGCTATAGCCCCATTCGGGATGAGACGGACAAGATCGGTGGAGTCCTTGCAACCACGACTGAGACGACTCAGCAAGTGATTGGTCAACGTCGCTTGACGATGCTGCGAGAGCTAGCCACGGCGGTCAGTGGGGCAAAAACGCGCTTGTCCGCCTACCTCACTGCTGCCGATGCGCTCGATCCTTACGATATTCCCTTTGCCCTGTTCTATCAGGTCAGTGGTAACTTGGCAGAACGGGTGGCTTTAAGCGGGCTGCCCGCAAACAGTGCCGCTGCGCCAAGAGAGATCGATTTGACCGATCGCTCAAGTTGCTGGTCGCTGGGGGACGTTCTCCAGAGCCGTGAATCGCTGCTGATTACTGATGTCGTCGATCGCTTCGGATCGCTCCCGGTCGAACCGTGGGGGGAAAGTCCCCATTCTGCTTTCATTCTCCCGATTCTGTCGAGCAACAAAGAACAGGTGGAATGTCTGCTGGTGGCAGGAATTAGCCCCCGGCTTGAGTTCAATGCCAAATATCGCTCATTCCTCGAACTGGTGGCTCAGCAGGTGGAAAGTTCGATCGCCACGGCTCACAGCTATGAGCAGGAACGCCAGAGAGCAGAGGCATTAGCAGAACTCGATCGCGCCAAAACTGAGTTCTTCAGCAATGTTAGCCATGAATTTCGCACACCCCTCACCTTGATGTTGGGTCCTGCCGAAGATGCGTTAACCGATCGAGACGATCCGCTGTCGCCCAATCAACGACAGCGCATTGAAGTGATGCAGCGCAATGGGTTGCGGTTGCTAAAGCTAGTGAATACGCTCCTGGATTTCTCACGGATTGAAAGCGATCGCACATCTGCTGTTTACGAACCGACCGATTTGGCAACCTTTACCGCAGAATTAGCCAGTGTATTTCGCGCTTGCATCGAGAAGGCAAACTTGCGCTTGGTGGTCGATTGTCCTCCCCTGCCCGATCCAGTGTATGTCGATCGCGAGATGTGGGAAAAGATTGTTCTCAATTTGATCTCAAACGCTTTCAAATTCACGTTCACAGGTGCGATTACCGTTCGCCTGCATCAAGTCGGCGATTGGGTTGAGCTAGCGATACAAGACACGGGCATTGGTGTTCCAGCCGCAGAAATTCCCCGTCTGTTTGAACGATTCCATCGGGTCAAAGGAGCGCAGGGACGGACATTTGAAGGATCGGGGATTGGTTTATCGCTCTGTGAGGAATTGGTAAAACTGCATGGTGGAACAGTTAAGGTTAGCAGTGTTGAGGGGGAAGGCAGTTGCTTTAGCGTATTTATTCCAACCGGATGCGCCCATCTGCCTGCCCAACAGATTGGCTCGACTCGCACCATGACCTCAACCGCTCTTGGGACATCTCCCTACGTGGAAGAAGCGTTGCAATGGCTACCTGAAGAGAGCAGGGGGAGCAGGGGGAGCAGATGGAGTGAAGAGCCATTGAACGGTAACTCTCTTTCCCCCTCAGCCTCCTCAGCTCCCTCAGCCTCCCCAGCCTGCGTTCTGCTGGTAGATGACAACGCCGATATGCGTGACTATTTGAAGCGGTTGTTAAGTCAACGCGCTCAGGTGGAAACAGCAGCAAATGGCGCGATCGCCCTTAACTTAATCCAACAACAACTCCCCGATCTAGTGCTGAGTGATGTGATGATGCCAGAGATGGACGGGTTCCAACTACTTGAGGCACTGCGGGCTGACCCTGCAACCAAAAGTATTCCGATTATTCTGCTATCAGCACGGGCGGGAGAAGAAGCAACGATCGAAGGACTGGAAGCAGGGGCAGATGATTACCTGATCAAACCCTTCTCTGCCCGCGAACTGGTGGCGCGAGTAGAGACGCAACTACAAATGTCACGCCTGCGCCAGGAGCAATCCGCCAACCGCCTCAAGAATGAGTTTCTCATGACCGTAACTCACGAACTGCAAGCCCCACTTGCCGCGATTCTCGGTTGGGCGCGCTTATTACAAACAAAACCTTTTGACCAAACCAAGATGGCTCGTGCATTGGCAACGATCGAGCGCAACGCCACAGTTGAGGCAAAACTGGTGAGAGATTTGTTAGATATTTCTAGCATTCTCTCAGGAAAGTTTCAATTACAACTTCAAAGAGTCAATCTCGTCACCCTGACTAAAGAAGTTGTGACAACGCTACGTGAAACAACCCAAGCAAAGCAAATTCAACTGGTCGAGACGATACCTGACGGTGTAGAAATCTCTGTTTTGGGCAATCCCGATCGCCTGCGACAAATCATCATCAATTTGCTATCCAATGCGATCAAATTCACAGCTAAAGGAGGACGAGTAAACATCCGGCTGGAACGCCTTGGTTCTGTTGCTCAAATTACCGTTACCGATACTGGGATTGGCATTGCACAATCGTTTCTCCCCCAGGTTTTCGATCGCTTTAGTCAAGCTGAAGTACCCAGCTCTCATTCTCCTGGAGGGGTGGGAATTGGCTTGGCGATCGCCCGTCACTTGGTTGAATTGCATCACGGTACGATCGAAGCAGCAAGCGAGGGAGAAGGACGAGGCGCAACCTTTACCGTCAAGCTACCATTAGTTTGA
- a CDS encoding CheR family methyltransferase yields the protein MNLLPAEPEFEALLDYLKHNRGCDLTGYKRSSLVRRFRQRMQSINIGSYQDYLQYLQSHDSEWRALLDTVLINVTSFFRDRDAWDYLASNIIPKIIASVQPDEPIRVWSAGCAAGQEVYSLLMLFAEALGIEACLQRVQFYATDVDEAAIGQARLATYDSKQVTSIPPQLLEKYFEPTLDGYVFHRQMRRQIVFGHHHLAKNAPMSKIDLLSCRNVLIYFTPETQASIFVRFHFALKNTGFLFLGNSETLVNHRQIFTSISLKHHVYAKGLNLELNDHLLINPKSSKEQVIDTTTSQIQFWQTAYETSHEAQLAVDNRGCLVASNNQANILFGLTLNDWHRPFEELEPGKLLGSQTSLQTFYRNRRRVTLKNIEWNTSKGTSYFDIYIVPVFSQKQHLLGVNLTFINTGSLTTSSRG from the coding sequence ATGAATCTGCTCCCAGCCGAGCCAGAATTTGAAGCCTTATTAGACTACCTCAAGCACAATCGCGGCTGTGACTTGACGGGCTATAAACGCTCTAGTTTGGTGCGACGATTTCGGCAGCGAATGCAGAGCATCAACATTGGTAGCTATCAAGACTACTTACAGTATTTGCAAAGCCACGACTCTGAGTGGAGGGCGCTGTTAGATACCGTTCTGATTAATGTCACTAGTTTCTTTCGCGATCGCGACGCTTGGGACTACTTAGCAAGCAACATCATCCCCAAAATCATCGCCAGCGTTCAGCCTGATGAACCAATTCGAGTTTGGAGTGCGGGTTGTGCTGCTGGACAGGAAGTGTATAGCCTACTGATGTTGTTTGCCGAAGCTTTAGGGATCGAAGCTTGTTTGCAGCGAGTCCAATTTTATGCCACAGACGTGGATGAAGCTGCGATTGGACAAGCGCGTCTTGCCACTTATGACTCCAAACAAGTTACATCAATTCCTCCCCAACTGCTGGAGAAATACTTTGAGCCAACTCTTGATGGTTATGTGTTTCACCGACAAATGCGCCGCCAGATCGTCTTCGGTCATCACCACCTGGCTAAAAATGCGCCGATGTCCAAAATCGATCTCTTATCGTGTCGTAATGTACTAATCTATTTCACCCCAGAGACACAAGCATCGATCTTTGTTCGCTTCCACTTTGCGCTGAAAAACACTGGTTTTCTCTTCCTGGGTAATTCAGAAACATTAGTCAACCACAGACAAATTTTTACGTCTATCAGTTTAAAGCATCACGTTTATGCAAAAGGGCTAAATCTGGAACTGAATGACCACCTATTAATTAACCCCAAATCTAGTAAAGAGCAAGTCATTGATACAACGACCAGCCAAATTCAATTTTGGCAAACTGCTTACGAAACAAGTCATGAGGCTCAACTAGCAGTAGACAATCGTGGTTGTCTAGTCGCTTCCAACAACCAGGCAAATATCCTATTCGGATTAACCTTAAACGATTGGCATCGTCCCTTTGAAGAACTCGAACCTGGAAAGTTGCTGGGTTCTCAGACTTCGCTTCAAACATTTTATCGGAATCGTCGTCGAGTCACTTTGAAAAACATCGAGTGGAACACTTCAAAAGGTACAAGTTACTTTGATATTTACATCGTTCCCGTTTTCAGTCAAAAACAGCATTTGCTCGGAGTCAATTTGACATTTATCAATACTGGCTCGTTAACAACTAGCTCAAGAGGTTGA
- a CDS encoding GNAT family N-acetyltransferase has translation MPTSQPGDRNFHWQVRPARLEDVSSVAEVLADSFHSREGFFGWTYPLLRVGIYEDIRHRIHATAPHHVCLVAVEKTAQNENTGMYSHDSTLGIAGTVELALRTIPLGTTCSFTSYRQGYQYPYLSNLAVHTTRRRQGIAGKLLLSCEQVAKSWGFDDLFLHVLENNHQARQLYLKLGYQLEQIDTSWSHWLFKQPRQMLLHKHLKSSNSN, from the coding sequence GTGCCGACATCGCAACCAGGCGATCGCAACTTCCACTGGCAAGTTCGTCCTGCCAGACTGGAAGATGTGTCAAGTGTGGCAGAAGTTCTAGCAGACAGTTTTCACTCTCGCGAAGGATTTTTTGGTTGGACTTACCCGTTGTTGAGAGTGGGTATTTATGAAGACATTCGCCATCGCATTCATGCTACTGCCCCGCATCACGTCTGTCTAGTCGCAGTGGAAAAAACTGCACAAAACGAAAATACAGGTATGTATTCCCATGACAGTACGTTGGGTATAGCTGGAACAGTAGAACTGGCATTACGTACAATCCCGCTTGGAACCACTTGCAGCTTTACTTCCTATCGCCAAGGCTATCAATATCCCTATCTTTCAAATCTAGCGGTTCATACAACTCGTCGCCGCCAAGGAATAGCCGGGAAATTACTGCTTAGCTGCGAACAAGTTGCTAAATCTTGGGGTTTTGACGATCTATTTCTCCATGTCTTAGAAAATAATCATCAAGCACGACAACTCTATCTAAAATTGGGATATCAGTTAGAACAAATTGATACAAGTTGGAGTCATTGGCTATTTAAACAACCTCGGCAGATGCTATTACACAAGCACCTCAAATCCAGCAATAGTAATTGA
- a CDS encoding ATP-binding protein, with translation MQRSRSETVTLDDILITEEISRRSPRPPNWQAEAQAMLPLARQMVRDSESLLQTLVEIALELCQAGTAGVSLLETSDGEEVFRWSELAGRFTHDGLIPRDFSPCGVCVDRGTPQLFSHPERYFTYLQDANTPIVEALLLPLIADDHAIGAIWIMSHDEQRHFDAEDVRVMTSLADFTAAALLLKQQQTRELLAVNAALEVKVEEHRQAEDRARALISNLPGGAAFVVDRDLRYLLAEGEALSAAGFKPEDFIGQTIFEVLPPELTTNYEILYRKALAGESFEYEHNAHDRSYISRGTPLRSVNGEVYAVLAVSYDISDRKIAEAAIAADFKDTQLLRDLSARLTTEGDIQVIYNEIVATAIALTRADAGSIQILEVATQDLLLLATQGFERDLTDRFYRVDASSNTSCGRALVTGDRTFVDFDVPESEDPHGSMRLHVEAGYLSAQSTPLIARSGKAIGMVSTHWCKHHRPSDRELRFLDLLVRQAADLLEQRQAQAALRESEAHFRAFVNASSDIVYRMSADWSVMHNLDGKQFIASTTDPKRTWLDEYIPEDEQPQVWATIESAIQTKSNFELEHRVFREDGTIGWTFSRAIPLLNQQGEIIEWFGAASDISDRKLREAALRESEEKYRTLFDSMDEGYILVDVIFDENDQPIDILYLEANPAAVKMMGTELVVRRTLEINSNFESHWFETFGRVARTGIGERHEFYTAPLDVWYNFYVFKVGEPNETRVAAVYQDVSDRKRREANLALLAQIAEDSSRLASEEAIMKSTGERLATHLRLDGFNFSYVDERHESVTIKYSWNAADVPQLLGTFRFAEYMTEESTRTMRAGETWVVCDTQHDERTDAQATAAIDVAAVIVVPYHWRGEWQGCLTVTCREVREWTVDEIALIVEVSNRTFPRLERARAEEDLRESEVKYRSLFTSIDEGYALCEVMYDENEKPVDLRYLEVNPAFEQLSGLENAVGKTAVELNPILESFWLEAIDRVIQTGVATRVEDYAEGLNRWIDIYFSRVGGEGSRQIAVVFNDITDRKRTEAQLRRAAEMDAFRVKLSDALRSLSDSVEIQMTASRVLREHLGAIRVCYFEAFDQTEEVSATAEDLIADAPPFVGHTYRFTDFEPAAIVEARTGRTTWRDDVTTDESLSLEQQSACAMTQTRAWVLAPLVKKGRFVACLVAYFNEPHPWTPDEIALLEETAERTWAAVERARAEAAMRELELQRIRESAVREEERQQAETLAELDRAKTTFFSNVSHEFRTPLTLLLAPLQDALSDRTHPLASAHRERLELAHRNANRLLKLVNTLLDFSRIEVGRMEAVYEPTDLAMFTTELASVFRSAIERAGLRLIVDCPPLPEPVYVDREMWEKIVLNLLSNALKFTLEGEIAVRLHRADGECAQRNGRAERVRLQIQDTGTGIAPEELPHLFERFYQVRGAQARTHEGSGIGLALVHELIRLHVGSVDVSSVVGQGTCFTVTIPLGTAHLQGDRLRRVVGDSPSETLRERNTTQRTQASTAIGAASYVEEAERWLPADSAPPQPPDLRGENIVKVPLAKGNLGESLGLQTDATFPSARILLVDDNADMRDYLTRILSEYVQVEAVADGATALAAVQERAPNLVLSDVMMPGLDGFALLKALRADPPTREIPIILLSARAGEESIVEGLEAGADDYLIKPFSAAELVSRVNAHLQMAQLRGEALRQERTTSRRKDELLSTVSHELNTPLVAILGWTRLLRGSPPSQSMLMKSLETIERNATLQAKLIQDLLDISRITAGKVRLSLQPVELQSVIENAIAAVLTAAIAKDIHLQWQPTDRNPSVTVLGDRDRLQQTICNLLTNAIKFTPESGSITVQLVVKESWESKVAEIGITDTGIGIATDFLPHVFDRFRQAEGADSAKGLGLGLAIARHLVELHNGTIHAESSGAGLGATFTVKLPILQE, from the coding sequence ATGCAGCGATCGCGATCGGAGACAGTGACGCTAGATGATATTTTAATTACCGAGGAGATATCGCGGCGATCGCCCCGTCCCCCTAATTGGCAGGCAGAAGCTCAGGCAATGCTACCGCTGGCACGACAGATGGTGCGCGATTCGGAAAGCCTGCTGCAAACTTTGGTAGAAATCGCCCTGGAGCTATGTCAGGCGGGGACAGCAGGCGTGAGCTTGCTAGAAACGAGTGACGGGGAAGAAGTCTTTCGCTGGAGTGAATTAGCTGGAAGATTCACACACGATGGCTTGATTCCCCGCGACTTTAGCCCTTGTGGGGTTTGTGTCGATCGCGGCACACCGCAGCTTTTTTCTCATCCTGAACGGTATTTCACGTATCTTCAAGACGCGAACACCCCGATCGTTGAAGCCTTACTCTTGCCCTTGATTGCTGATGACCATGCGATCGGCGCGATTTGGATTATGTCGCACGACGAGCAACGGCATTTTGACGCAGAAGATGTGCGGGTGATGACGAGTTTGGCAGACTTTACCGCCGCAGCCCTACTCTTGAAACAGCAACAAACGAGGGAATTACTAGCTGTCAACGCGGCTTTGGAGGTAAAAGTTGAGGAACACAGACAGGCAGAAGATCGCGCACGGGCTTTAATCTCGAATCTTCCCGGTGGGGCTGCGTTTGTCGTCGATCGCGATCTCCGCTACCTGCTTGCCGAAGGAGAAGCTTTATCCGCAGCCGGATTTAAACCCGAAGATTTCATCGGACAAACAATTTTCGAGGTGCTGCCGCCCGAATTAACGACGAATTATGAGATATTGTACCGTAAAGCTCTTGCTGGCGAGTCGTTTGAGTACGAACACAACGCTCACGATCGCTCGTATATATCGCGCGGAACACCCCTTCGTTCTGTAAACGGTGAAGTCTATGCGGTGCTGGCTGTTTCCTATGACATTAGCGATCGCAAAATTGCCGAAGCAGCGATCGCGGCAGACTTTAAAGATACACAACTGTTGCGTGACCTGAGCGCACGACTCACCACTGAAGGCGACATTCAGGTGATTTACAACGAGATTGTGGCAACGGCGATCGCCCTCACCCGCGCAGATGCCGGATCGATCCAAATTCTGGAGGTCGCGACGCAAGACCTGCTGCTGCTGGCAACTCAAGGCTTTGAGCGCGACCTGACCGATCGTTTCTATCGCGTTGATGCCAGTTCCAATACATCCTGTGGTAGAGCATTGGTAACGGGCGATCGCACCTTTGTTGATTTCGATGTGCCAGAGAGCGAAGACCCGCATGGCTCGATGCGACTGCACGTTGAGGCTGGGTATCTCTCGGCACAGTCCACCCCGCTGATTGCCCGTTCGGGCAAAGCGATCGGCATGGTTTCGACTCACTGGTGCAAACACCATCGACCGAGCGATCGCGAACTACGGTTTCTCGATTTACTCGTCCGCCAAGCCGCTGACTTGCTCGAGCAGCGACAAGCCCAAGCCGCCCTGCGCGAGAGCGAAGCGCATTTCCGCGCATTCGTCAACGCCAGCTCGGACATTGTGTATAGAATGAGCGCAGATTGGAGCGTGATGCACAACCTCGATGGCAAGCAGTTCATCGCCAGCACCACCGATCCGAAGCGCACTTGGCTTGATGAATATATTCCCGAAGATGAACAGCCGCAGGTGTGGGCTACCATTGAATCAGCCATCCAAACCAAAAGCAATTTTGAATTAGAACACCGCGTTTTTCGAGAAGACGGCACGATCGGCTGGACGTTCTCGCGTGCCATTCCGTTGCTGAATCAGCAGGGTGAGATTATTGAATGGTTCGGAGCAGCCAGTGATATCAGCGATCGCAAGCTAAGAGAAGCAGCCTTGCGCGAATCGGAAGAAAAATACCGCACGCTTTTTGATTCGATGGATGAGGGCTACATTCTCGTTGATGTGATTTTTGACGAGAATGACCAGCCAATAGACATCCTCTATTTAGAAGCAAATCCGGCGGCGGTGAAAATGATGGGAACCGAACTCGTCGTCCGACGAACCCTGGAGATTAACTCCAACTTTGAATCGCATTGGTTTGAAACCTTTGGCAGAGTTGCGCGAACCGGCATTGGCGAACGCCACGAGTTTTACACCGCACCGCTTGATGTTTGGTATAACTTCTACGTTTTCAAAGTGGGTGAGCCAAACGAGACGCGAGTTGCTGCTGTTTATCAGGACGTAAGCGATCGCAAACGCCGTGAAGCGAATCTCGCTCTTCTCGCCCAAATCGCCGAAGATTCTTCTCGCCTTGCTTCCGAAGAAGCCATTATGAAAAGCACCGGTGAGCGACTAGCAACGCATCTGCGGCTCGACGGCTTCAATTTCTCCTACGTTGACGAACGGCACGAATCGGTAACGATAAAATATAGCTGGAACGCGGCGGACGTGCCGCAACTCCTGGGAACGTTTCGCTTCGCCGAATATATGACCGAAGAGTCCACCCGCACGATGCGCGCCGGAGAAACTTGGGTCGTCTGCGACACGCAACACGATGAGCGCACTGACGCGCAAGCCACCGCCGCCATCGATGTCGCTGCGGTTATCGTCGTCCCTTATCACTGGCGGGGCGAATGGCAAGGCTGTCTGACGGTGACCTGCCGCGAGGTGCGCGAGTGGACGGTAGATGAAATCGCTTTAATCGTTGAAGTCTCGAACCGCACGTTCCCCCGCCTCGAACGCGCCCGTGCTGAAGAAGATTTGCGCGAATCGGAAGTGAAATATCGATCGCTGTTCACGTCGATCGACGAAGGCTACGCGCTGTGCGAAGTGATGTATGACGAGAACGAGAAACCCGTTGACTTGCGTTATCTGGAAGTCAATCCGGCGTTCGAGCAATTGAGCGGATTGGAAAACGCGGTGGGCAAAACGGCAGTGGAACTCAATCCCATCCTTGAATCCTTCTGGTTGGAAGCGATCGACAGAGTTATCCAGACAGGCGTTGCCACCCGCGTTGAAGATTACGCTGAAGGCTTAAACCGCTGGATAGATATTTACTTTTCGCGGGTTGGGGGTGAGGGCAGTCGCCAAATTGCCGTTGTGTTTAACGACATCACCGATCGCAAGCGAACAGAAGCACAATTGCGCCGCGCTGCTGAAATGGATGCGTTCCGGGTCAAGTTGTCGGATGCGCTGCGATCGCTCTCCGACTCTGTAGAGATACAGATGACAGCTAGTCGTGTCCTGCGCGAGCATCTCGGCGCGATTCGGGTCTGCTACTTCGAGGCATTTGATCAAACAGAAGAAGTGTCTGCTACTGCTGAGGACTTAATCGCGGACGCTCCGCCCTTTGTCGGACACACTTATCGCTTCACGGACTTCGAGCCAGCAGCGATCGTGGAGGCTCGAACCGGACGCACGACTTGGCGAGACGATGTGACGACAGACGAAAGCCTGTCACTCGAACAGCAATCCGCATGTGCGATGACTCAGACCCGTGCGTGGGTTCTCGCCCCGCTTGTCAAGAAAGGACGCTTCGTAGCGTGCCTAGTCGCGTATTTCAACGAACCCCATCCTTGGACTCCAGACGAGATCGCATTGTTAGAAGAAACCGCTGAGCGCACTTGGGCAGCAGTGGAACGCGCCCGCGCTGAAGCAGCGATGCGCGAATTGGAACTGCAACGGATTCGTGAGTCTGCTGTTCGCGAAGAAGAACGCCAACAAGCGGAGACCCTAGCAGAACTCGATCGCGCCAAAACAACTTTCTTCAGCAATGTATCGCACGAATTCCGCACGCCGTTAACGCTGCTGCTGGCTCCGCTGCAAGATGCGTTGAGCGATCGCACCCACCCCCTTGCTTCCGCTCACCGCGAACGGCTGGAACTGGCGCATCGAAACGCGAATAGACTCCTAAAATTGGTCAATACCCTGCTCGACTTCTCGCGCATCGAAGTTGGACGCATGGAAGCAGTCTACGAACCGACCGATTTGGCAATGTTCACGACGGAGCTAGCCAGCGTATTCCGTTCTGCGATCGAGCGAGCAGGGCTGCGGCTAATTGTCGATTGCCCACCGTTGCCAGAACCCGTGTATGTCGATCGCGAGATGTGGGAAAAAATTGTCCTTAACCTGCTCTCCAACGCCTTAAAGTTTACCCTAGAAGGCGAAATCGCTGTTAGACTGCATCGAGCTGATGGCGAATGCGCGCAGCGCAACGGCAGAGCCGAACGCGTCCGGTTACAAATACAAGATACAGGTACAGGAATTGCGCCGGAAGAACTGCCCCATCTGTTCGAGCGATTCTACCAGGTACGAGGAGCGCAAGCACGGACACATGAAGGGTCTGGGATTGGTCTAGCCCTAGTGCATGAACTGATTCGACTGCATGTTGGCAGCGTAGACGTAAGCAGCGTCGTGGGACAGGGAACCTGCTTCACCGTCACAATTCCTTTAGGCACAGCTCACCTACAGGGCGATCGCCTACGTCGAGTCGTAGGCGATTCTCCTTCGGAGACGCTTCGCGAACGTAACACAACACAACGCACTCAGGCATCAACCGCGATCGGTGCTGCCTCCTATGTTGAAGAGGCAGAGCGTTGGCTACCAGCAGATTCAGCTCCCCCCCAGCCACCCGATCTTCGGGGAGAAAATATAGTGAAAGTCCCCCTTGCCAAGGGGAATTTAGGGGAATCTCTGGGGTTACAGACAGATGCTACATTCCCTTCTGCTCGCATTCTCCTGGTCGATGACAATGCCGATATGCGCGATTACCTGACAAGAATACTAAGCGAATACGTCCAAGTCGAAGCAGTTGCGGATGGAGCAACGGCGCTGGCGGCGGTTCAAGAACGAGCGCCAAATCTGGTGCTGAGCGATGTGATGATGCCAGGACTAGACGGCTTTGCATTGCTAAAAGCATTGCGTGCCGACCCACCAACCAGAGAGATTCCCATCATTCTGCTTTCTGCCCGTGCCGGAGAAGAATCGATCGTAGAAGGGTTGGAAGCGGGAGCGGACGATTATCTGATCAAGCCCTTCTCTGCTGCTGAATTAGTGTCTCGCGTGAATGCCCATCTCCAGATGGCGCAACTACGGGGAGAAGCACTCCGCCAGGAAAGAACCACCAGCCGTAGAAAAGATGAGTTGTTGTCAACCGTTTCCCACGAACTGAATACTCCCTTGGTTGCCATTCTCGGTTGGACGCGGTTGTTGCGCGGCTCACCACCCAGTCAATCTATGTTAATGAAATCGCTAGAGACGATCGAGCGTAATGCCACGCTGCAAGCCAAACTGATTCAGGACTTGCTGGATATTTCCCGCATTACAGCAGGTAAAGTGCGTTTGAGTCTTCAGCCTGTCGAACTGCAATCGGTAATTGAAAACGCGATCGCAGCAGTCTTGACTGCTGCGATCGCCAAAGACATTCATTTACAGTGGCAACCAACCGACCGCAATCCGAGTGTTACTGTTTTGGGCGATCGCGATCGCCTGCAACAAACGATCTGTAATCTCCTGACTAATGCCATTAAATTCACTCCAGAATCAGGCAGCATCACTGTTCAATTGGTAGTGAAGGAGAGTTGGGAATCAAAAGTAGCCGAGATCGGGATTACAGACACGGGTATTGGCATTGCTACTGATTTTCTTCCCCATGTGTTCGATCGCTTCCGTCAAGCCGAAGGAGCAGATTCAGCTAAGGGATTGGGACTGGGGTTAGCGATCGCTCGTCACCTAGTCGAACTCCACAATGGCACGATCCATGCCGAAAGTTCTGGAGCGGGGCTTGGCGCAACCTTTACCGTCAAGCTACCGATTTTACAAGAGTGA